The window CACCATGAAGAAAGCACTTTCGCGCGGCGACCGCATCGAGCTGCGTGGCTTCGGCGTGTTCAATGTGCGCCCGCGCAAGACCGGTATCGGACGCAACCCGCGCACCGGCGCCGAGGTCAATATCCCGCCCGGCAAGGCTGTCCGCTTCAAGCCCGGCAAAGAATTGCAGTCCATCGACTAGGCTGGGTGAGCGCTCTGCTCGCC of the Acidobacteriota bacterium genome contains:
- a CDS encoding integration host factor subunit beta → MIKLDIINQVVSKTGITKTKAEQAVEIVFDTMKKALSRGDRIELRGFGVFNVRPRKTGIGRNPRTGAEVNIPPGKAVRFKPGKELQSID